In the genome of Leucobacter luti, one region contains:
- a CDS encoding endonuclease domain-containing protein yields the protein MPWPHTPVPADLAGRAFHVSEGVAAGLTLDALRHPRFAAPFPGVRTVRTSANANSDSALFPARAAQALALQFVPRLRPGEAFSHTTALALLGCPIRAAPDVHTIVPRPASRSKVRGVIGHTYSGEFTHWIDRSTGARTVPPLLAFTLAAALLSVRELVVAADHLLRPNIRARAGPLATHEELIAEAQRARTPGVLRARAALEFARSGSESRMETLLRLVLIAYGIDVFELQIDVHDPSGRWIGRFDMGDLERKILVEYDGEQHRTNDEQYERDAERLAAAHDAGFVVLRFRRRDVLYRPRATAGRIADALGVPLRPPDGVFQALLAAR from the coding sequence ATGCCTTGGCCTCACACCCCAGTCCCCGCAGACCTTGCGGGCAGAGCGTTCCACGTTTCCGAAGGCGTTGCCGCCGGACTCACCCTAGATGCGCTGCGCCACCCACGCTTCGCTGCGCCGTTTCCCGGCGTGCGAACGGTGCGCACCAGCGCGAATGCGAACTCCGACTCCGCCCTCTTCCCCGCGCGCGCCGCACAAGCACTCGCGCTGCAGTTCGTGCCGCGGCTCAGGCCTGGTGAGGCCTTCAGCCACACCACCGCGCTTGCCCTGCTGGGGTGCCCGATTCGCGCGGCGCCCGACGTCCACACGATCGTGCCGCGTCCGGCCAGCCGATCGAAAGTGCGCGGTGTCATCGGGCACACGTACTCCGGCGAATTCACCCACTGGATCGATCGGAGCACAGGCGCCCGCACAGTGCCGCCACTGCTCGCCTTCACCCTGGCAGCGGCGTTGCTCAGCGTTCGCGAGCTCGTGGTGGCCGCGGACCACCTGCTGCGTCCAAACATTCGAGCTCGTGCGGGCCCGCTGGCCACGCACGAGGAGCTGATAGCGGAGGCCCAGCGCGCACGAACGCCCGGTGTGCTGCGCGCCAGAGCGGCGCTCGAATTCGCGAGGTCAGGATCGGAGTCACGAATGGAAACACTGCTCAGGCTCGTGCTGATTGCCTACGGGATTGACGTATTCGAGTTGCAAATCGACGTACACGACCCATCTGGGCGCTGGATCGGCAGATTCGATATGGGAGACCTGGAGCGCAAGATTCTCGTGGAGTACGACGGGGAGCAACACCGCACCAACGATGAGCAGTACGAGCGTGATGCCGAGCGACTTGCTGCTGCGCATGATGCCGGGTTTGTGGTGTTGCGGTTTCGGCGCCGCGATGTGCTCTATCGCCCACGGGCGACGGCGGGCAGGATCGCGGATGCGCTCGGGGTCCCGCTTCGTCCGCCCGATGGCGTATTCCAGGCGCTGCTCGCAGCACGCTGA
- a CDS encoding FadR/GntR family transcriptional regulator: protein MTLDPVQQRSLSDQVVERLRAEIVEGRWQLGERIPPEPELMAELEVARGTLREALRALQYSGMLEIRRGDGTFVRATSEVPGALARSGGSLLDVLEARNTLEPQLARFAAERANADDIARITAALATRAAASDEEWVDADVAVHEAVARAAHNPILFEIYTALLPLLHESMRAAQSQEGFCRNEPRGHDEVLAAITHRDPEAAAASAAANLAATVEWHEALTR, encoded by the coding sequence ATGACACTCGATCCGGTACAGCAGCGCTCACTGAGCGATCAGGTCGTCGAGCGACTCCGCGCCGAAATCGTGGAGGGCCGGTGGCAGCTCGGCGAACGGATCCCGCCGGAACCGGAGTTGATGGCGGAACTTGAAGTCGCCCGAGGCACGCTCCGCGAGGCGCTGCGCGCACTGCAGTATTCGGGCATGCTCGAGATTCGCAGGGGCGACGGCACCTTCGTGCGCGCGACAAGCGAGGTGCCCGGTGCACTGGCGCGCTCGGGAGGCAGCCTGCTTGATGTCCTGGAGGCGCGGAACACGCTGGAGCCGCAGCTCGCCCGCTTCGCGGCGGAGCGCGCCAATGCGGACGACATTGCGCGGATCACCGCGGCGCTTGCCACTCGCGCTGCTGCGTCAGATGAGGAGTGGGTCGACGCCGATGTCGCGGTGCACGAAGCAGTCGCACGAGCGGCGCACAATCCAATTCTGTTCGAGATCTACACGGCCCTCCTGCCGCTCCTCCATGAATCGATGCGGGCGGCGCAGTCCCAGGAGGGGTTCTGCCGCAACGAACCGCGCGGCCACGACGAGGTCCTTGCGGCGATCACACACCGCGATCCAGAGGCGGCTGCGGCGAGCGCCGCAGCGAATCTCGCGGCAACTGTCGAGTGGCACGAGGCGCTGACGCGCTAG